The region ACTTGTTTCccctgtggtttgttttgggcTGGAACTGTCCCTggtgcagcagggagagcagctggGAGATTTGCTGTAAGGCAGGAAAAGCCTGTTGAGCCTCAGCGATCGGCGCTCAAGCTGCTTCCTGCCAGGACGTCCCCTCCGAACCATCCTCCCCGGCCTTTTTATAGCGTTTCCTCCTCCTGCAGATGGCTCAGCATCCCCGCGCAGGGGGAAAAACAAGCGGCCGGGCAGCACACCTGGCCCCCGCGCCATCTCTGCCTGCTGTCCCCTGCCCAcgtgctcctctgggcaagcaagTGCGGGGTTGTCCCCTTCTCCCTGTGATGACCATCCTCCGCCCCAGCTCCCAGTGGTGGGTGTGGGGAGACCCTGCCCGTGGTGGGGTGGCCATTCAACCCACCCAGCCTCTACTGCTGGGGCACTTCTTGCccagagctgggagaagagaccaaccgaAGAGCCTCAGAGGTTGCACGTTCCCACCACGCCAGGGTGTGCAATATCTGAGCAAGgaaggatttggggagggggttgTCCACACCTCCAGCAACATGTGGGGCAGCTCCTACCTGCACTGGGGGGGACTCCATCGCAAACTCCCCGGTGGGGCTCTGCTCCGCCAGCGCCACCAGCGACAGCCGGACCAGGCTCCTGAGGATGTGCTGGTGGGGTTGGGGCTGCTCAGGTCCCCCAGCACGCACAGGCTGGTTGGGTGGCAGTGGAGGGTCTCCCACAGGCCCCTGCGGTGGCTTCACCAAGCTCTTGCAGTGTGATGGTGCGTCCGAGGGGCTCGCAGCCTCTTTCGCTGAATTTTTTGGtctgtggggctggcagggccGGCGCTGCAGGATGGGCAGGTTGAAGGTCCCCTGCTGCTCATCTGAGTCTTTTGGGGTCGACTGATTTCTCAGGGTCCTGTAGAGAGTGGGGGTGAGGTGGAGGGGAGCCtgtggggacccccccagcacagGGGCGGCTGTGCCaggcagatcctcctggaagggACGAGGGGCCTCAGCCTCCCGCGGCCGGCCCCGGAGCAGTGGGACAAGGTGGATGTCCGTCTTTTGGATCTGTCTGTGCGGCTtcttgagctgctgctgcctgcgggcatcctctgcctccctgcagtTGTAGGCCATGCtgtccttcttctccttcttacGCAAAGACAGGGTTAAAGCCAAAAAGAGAAGGCACCCACCCAGGAGAGCGGCCAGGCAGATAATGACCACCACTGACGGGCTCAGCCACCTGGGATCTTGGGCTGAGATTTTGGAGAATGCCCCGTGATGCCGGAAAACTAAGCGGACCCGGGCCAGGGTGTGCAGGGGGATGTCCCCCTCATCGCTCACCCGGACCACCAGCTCCCGCTCACTGCCAGCGAGGCTGCTGGCATTGCTGGCGTTGAGGAAGACCTGCCCCAAGAAAGGGTCCAGGATGAAGAGCCCAGCATCATCCCCACCCACCAGATCATACCGGAGAGCCCCGTTGACGCCGGAGTCCACATCCCTGGCTGCGATGGTGAAGAGGAAGGGAGCGCCGGCACATGACACAAGTGTTGCGTTGGTCACTGCTGCAGTCCCTTGGGTGCTCCCGTTCCCGGGGGACACCCAGAAGCACCCTGTCTCCGCATTGACCAGGACAGAGAGCGTGGCGGCACCTCCCACCAGTGCTGGCATGGTGACGATGGGCGCGTTGTCGTTCCGGTCGAGCACAGCCAGCCTGATGGAAACGTTGGATGCCAGCTTGGGGTGACCACCGTCCTCCGCGGTCACCAGGAACTCCAGGCTCCTCACCTGCTCATAATCAAAAGCTTGGAGGGCAAAAACATCCCCAGTGGTGGGGTCGACGGAGACCAGACCCAAAGCAGAGGAATCCAGGATACTATAGGTGATTTTCCCGTTGAAACCCAGGTCGGGGTCGGTGGCACGGACGGCGAGCAAGAAGGCAGGTGTTTCGCTGTTCTCGGCAACAGCGACCTCGTAGGTGGCCTTCTCGAAGGAGGGCGCGTTGTCGTTGACGTCGCTGATGCGGATAGTGAGGTGCTTCAGCACGGCCAAGGAGAGCTCACCCTGGTCCTGCACCACCAACGTCAGGTTGTACTCGGCACGCAGCTCCCTGTCCAGCGTGGCGTTGGTCATCAGCACGTAGCTGTGGCTGTTGGTCCTCTTCAGCCTGAAGTGCTCGTACCCTTGAGTGAGGGAGCAATGCACTTGCCCGTTGCTTCCCGAATCGGGGTCACTGGCCGTCACCAGAGCCACAAAGCTGTCTTTGGGGAGGGCTTCAGAGAGCACGGGTGCCCGCGCAGCCCAGGTGACGTGGACGTCGGGAGCGTTGTCGTTGACATCCAGGACTTTGACCAGGATCTTGCAGTGTGCTGGGATGGGGTTGACACCCAGGTCCCGGGCTTGCACATCCAGCTCATAGGCGTGGGTTTCCTCGTAGTCCAGCGGGTGCTTCAGGATGAGGCTGCCCGTGCGGGCATCGATGGCAAAAGCGCTCAGCACCTCTGGGGACGCGTGCTTGCTCAGGCTGTACTCGATCTCCCCGTTGGGACCCTGGTCAGGGTCGGTAGCTGTGACCGTCACAAGGAGGGTCCCAGGCAGAGCATCCTCCCGAACCTCAACCGTCAAAGAGCTCTCTGCGAAGATGGGGCTGTTATCATTAGAGTCGAGGACAATGACTTTAATTAAAGCAGTACCTGATTTAGGGGGCTCCCCATGATCTGCAGCCGTCAGCACGAGGTCAAAGGAGGAGTGCAGCTCCCGGTCCACTTCTTTAACCACAACGAGCTCTGCGTGCCTCGTCCCATCAGAGCTAGAGACGACCTCCAGAGCAAAGTGCTCACTGGGAGACAGAGTGTAGGAGCAGTGGGCGTTGGGGCCAGCATCGGCATCCAGAGCTCGGTCCAGCGGGATCCGCGTCCGCAGGGATGCGCTCTCCGACATCTCCAGC is a window of Accipiter gentilis chromosome 26, bAccGen1.1, whole genome shotgun sequence DNA encoding:
- the PCDH12 gene encoding protocadherin-12, which produces MLRAGDHRKDRLGMRLQACQGSGAVGIASSMLLLSCSALHLPALWWYLFLSTDAQEVATFTVQYQVFEEVPLGTVIGTLAEHFEGGESGETADTFQLMETPRRFLLHVGSVDGVLSTAGRVDREQLCRHSDPCWVSFEVLAARNLALIHVEVQVLDVNDNAPRFPRPELELEMSESASLRTRIPLDRALDADAGPNAHCSYTLSPSEHFALEVVSSSDGTRHAELVVVKEVDRELHSSFDLVLTAADHGEPPKSGTALIKVIVLDSNDNSPIFAESSLTVEVREDALPGTLLVTVTATDPDQGPNGEIEYSLSKHASPEVLSAFAIDARTGSLILKHPLDYEETHAYELDVQARDLGVNPIPAHCKILVKVLDVNDNAPDVHVTWAARAPVLSEALPKDSFVALVTASDPDSGSNGQVHCSLTQGYEHFRLKRTNSHSYVLMTNATLDRELRAEYNLTLVVQDQGELSLAVLKHLTIRISDVNDNAPSFEKATYEVAVAENSETPAFLLAVRATDPDLGFNGKITYSILDSSALGLVSVDPTTGDVFALQAFDYEQVRSLEFLVTAEDGGHPKLASNVSIRLAVLDRNDNAPIVTMPALVGGAATLSVLVNAETGCFWVSPGNGSTQGTAAVTNATLVSCAGAPFLFTIAARDVDSGVNGALRYDLVGGDDAGLFILDPFLGQVFLNASNASSLAGSERELVVRVSDEGDIPLHTLARVRLVFRHHGAFSKISAQDPRWLSPSVVVIICLAALLGGCLLFLALTLSLRKKEKKDSMAYNCREAEDARRQQQLKKPHRQIQKTDIHLVPLLRGRPREAEAPRPFQEDLPGTAAPVLGGSPQAPLHLTPTLYRTLRNQSTPKDSDEQQGTFNLPILQRRPCQPHRPKNSAKEAASPSDAPSHCKSLVKPPQGPVGDPPLPPNQPVRAGGPEQPQPHQHILRSLVRLSLVALAEQSPTGEFAMESPPVQQISQLLSLLHQGQFQPKTNHRGNKYTAKNGSRAAGLDADCLSTKDSGHGESEAEDRDSESGFELSVQQLVGEELETLLEPQAELALKRLTAADPAWVARLSLPLTSSYKDNVFSPDSPHSPQDEDAARQEQPRTFETFGKGAGADSNAAGTRLASTFLSEMSTLFEMILSQKVQVHNETGSGLLRQLSARGKSLGLEDGAPVL